From the genome of Bactrocera oleae isolate idBacOlea1 chromosome 2, idBacOlea1, whole genome shotgun sequence, one region includes:
- the RnpS1 gene encoding RNA-binding protein with serine-rich domain 1-B, with the protein MAHERSPSAGVEKEGKDVKESSTKDVKPKVSSSSNSNRGRERDRRRRGSASSSSDSSGSSSDSSSSRTTSGSGSRSSSSSSSGSSSSSTSSSTDSDRSVNNRRRGGAGNSNTARKSGSHSPRRSKSPRDTSKARKDNSRSKERERERDRDRNERDRDRDRERNERDRRRSRSRSKERVRRTSNDRGGGVGVGDVSNIKRERSKDRERERRSRSGSRSPRRRVRSSGERSPATKRRERSRSRSTTPKPTRIHVGRLTRNVTKEHVVEIFSCFGEVKNVEFPTDRYHPSFGRGIAYVEYATAEECEAAMKQMDGGQIDGQEVTVSPVLTPKIRAPARRPSPIMRRPVGRWRSPPQFNRFNNRGRRSPPRGRRSPRRRSRSPIRRRRRSNSSDSSR; encoded by the exons AT GGCTCATGAGCGTTCGCCATCTGCCGGAGTAGAAAAAGAGGGAAAGGATGTAAAAGAATCGTCGACAAAAGATGTTAAGCCAAAAGTTAGTTCGTCATCGAATTCTAACCGTGGACGAGAACGTGACCGCAGGAGACGAGGTTCGGCATCATCTAGCAGCGACAGTAGCGGCAG tTCGTCAGATAGCAGTTCTTCAAGAACTACTTCAGGGTCAGGATCACGTTCAAGCTCTTCAAGTTCTAGCGGTTCATCATCGTCTTCGACTTCATCTTCAACCGATTCTGATCGCAGTGTAAATAATAGACGCCGTGGCGGAGCAGGTAACTCAAACACAGCACGAAAGAGTGGGTCTCATTCCCCGCGTCGTTCAAAATCTCCAAGAGACACTAGCAAGGCACGTAAAGATAATTCCCGTTCTAAAGAACGCGAACGGGAACGTGACCGCGATCGTAATGAGCGCGACCGAGATAGAGACAGAGAGCGAAATGAACGAGATCGTCGACGATCACGTTCCCGATCCAAGGAACGTGTGCGACGCACATCAAATGATCGCGGCGGTGGAGTTGGAGTTGGAGACGTTTCCAATATTAAACGTGAACGTTCTAAAGATCGCGAGCGTGAACGTCGTTCACGTTCGGGTTCACGTTCTCCACGGCGTCGTGTACGCAGTTCAGGCGAACGCAGTCCTGCAACAAAACGACGTGAGCGCTCGCGCTCACGCTCAACTACACCAAAACCCACTCGAATACATGTTGGTCGATTAACCCGCAACGTTACAAAAGAACATGTTGTTGAGATATTCAGTTGCTTCGGAGAGGTGAAAAATGTAGAATTCCCAACCGACCGTTATCACCCTTCATTTGGACGTGGTATTGCATACGTTGAGTATGCAACAGCAGAGGAATGTGAAGCTGCCATGAAGCAGATGGATGGAGGACAAATTGATGGGCAAGAAGTTACTGTGTCACCGGTGTTAACACCAAAAATACGTGCACCTGCTAGACGTCCTTCACCCATAATGCGGCGCCCGGTAGGAAGATGGCGTTCGCCGCCTCAATTCAACAGATTCAACAATCGTGGTAGGCGCTCACCCCCGCGTGGTAGACGTTCACCACGGCGACGTTCCCGTTCACCAATTCGCCGTCGCAGACGTAGCAATAGCTCGGACAGTTCTCGTTAA
- the LOC106615967 gene encoding probable tRNA (uracil-O(2)-)-methyltransferase yields MESFITEKQFWTGIFLLIRNYNAVNKSIFACVVQKVLQVKKGIVHFLKVDDTQVSCDIFEIGKIDDASVSEKSEADLIHVLRSVVENKNIEEECEGFLIFYKFLTKKLQKNIEAVGKIDLLNKTYTCRFKLSEDLDDYAVQFADNHLTVDILTQRGVGDKSTRWSDFILKPKLLKWSTNAALENFYSVDEKKHTKSLQLVDLEDYNKLYKLLKSKYAEKALNIWNNAQESTDPLKFIYEDVAIAAYLICLWQRVGSPIGFADLGCGNGLLVHLLSEEGFNGCGYDVRRRKIWGYYSDSTRLIEQTIEPLTFKLPENVDWLIGNHSDELSPWIPFLSATSSYQMRYFLLPCCAYEFSGAKFQRRNTGISIYQDFYSYLNIISQNCGFITLKDRLKIPSTKRLALVGIERSYESNFNEKQMQHIAKFVKEERTKYGNNISIVDIKLRESHEKVRNCTQINKTIIDALILKIFHQLLSPGNNTIRTSNAENGKWRSGVRLPMRDIAQNLAKSDLKSIKAECGGIKTLLRNKHEIFEFHCGDLIGIRKPKAFVSQSQGNRQTIKKRSCFFHVHHPDGCPLSAEICTFIH; encoded by the exons ATGGAGTCTTTTATTACGGAAAAGCAATTTTGGActggaatttttttattgattagaAATTACAACGctgttaataaaagtatatttgctTGTGTAGTACAAAAAGTGTTACAAGTAAAAAAAGGAATTGTGCATTTCCTTAAAGTGGATGATACCCAAGTTTCTTGCGATATTTTTGAAATAGGCAAAATTGATGATGCTTCTGTTTCTGAAAAATCTGAAGCAGATCTAATACACGTACTTCGTAGTGTAGTGGAGAACAAAAATATAGAAGAGGAATGCGAGGGctttctaatattttataaatttctgactaaaaaattacaaaaaaatattgaagctGTGGGTAAAATTG ATTtgctaaataaaacatatacatgCCGATTTAAGTTAAGTGAAGATTTGGATGATTATGCTGTTCAATTTGCTGACAACCACTTAACGGTTGACATACTCACTCAACGTGGTGTTGGAGATAAGAGTACGCGATGGTCAGATTTTATTCTGaaaccaaaactgttgaagTGGAGTACAAACGCAgctttggaaaatttttattcagttgACGAAAAAAAGCATACGAAATCTTTGCAGTTGGTGGACTTAGAAGATTATAATAAACTTTACAAGTTGCTTAAGTCCAAATACGCTGAAAAGGCTTTGAAT atcTGGAACAATGCACAAGAATCTACCGATCCTCTAAAATTCATTTATGAAGACGTAGCCATAGCTGCTTATTTAATTTGTCTATGGCAGCGTGTTGGTTCACCGATTGGTTTCGCCGATTTGGGATGTGGAAATGGCTTACTAGTACATTTACTCTCTGAGGAAGGTTTCAATGGTTGTGGTTATGATGTTCGACGACGTAAAATTTGGGGTTATTACTCAGACTCCACACGCTTAATTGAGCAAACAATTGAACCTTTAACGTTTAAGCTGCCAGAAAATGTAGACTGGCTGATTGGTAATCATTCTGATGAATTATCGCCATGGATACCCTTCTTAAGTGCTACTAGTAGCTATCAGATGCGTTACTTTCTACTTCCATGCTGTGCTTACGAATTTTCAGGTGCAAAGTTCCAACGTCGCAATACGGGTATAAGTATATATCAAGATTTTTACtcatatttgaatattatttcacaaaattgtGGTTTTATAACGTTAAAAGATAGATTAAAAATACCGAGTACAAAACGATTAGCTTTAGTTGGAATCGAACGTTCATATGAATCGAACTTTAATGAAAAGCAAATGCAACACATTGCAAAGTTTGTTAAAGAAGAGCGTACTAAATATGGAAACAACATTTCAATTGTTGATATAAAATTACGCGAATCACATGAAAAAGTTCGAAATtgtacacaaataaataaaacaattatagatgccttaattttaaaaatattccacCAGTTATTATCTCCTGGAAATAATACAATAAGAACAAGTAATGCTGAAAACGGTAAATGGCGGTCTGGTGTTCGCTTGCCTATGAGAGATATTGCTCAAAATCTAGCTAAAAGTGATTTGAAAAGTATCAAAGCTGAATGCGGTGGTATTAAAACCTTACTACGAAATAAACATGAAATATTTGAGTTTCATTGTGGAGACTTAATTGGAATAAGGAAACCAAAAGCTTTTGTATCTCAATCTCAAGGCAATCGCCAGACTATTAAAAAACGTTCCTGTTTTTTTCACGTGCATCACCCAGATGGATGTCCTTTATCGGCcgaaatatgtacattcattcattaa
- the BckdhA gene encoding 2-oxoisovalerate dehydrogenase subunit alpha, mitochondrial isoform X1, producing the protein MNQPSVMSLIRPTSKHLARVGNGVLAKRSMSLDNANIQNRYGSSTSTDDKSQFPGAKAPFVSNLKLIKHTDYGAIPIYRVMDSDGYIADDSQDPQLSKEIVQKMFNDMVQLNTMDKILYESQRQGRISFYMTNFGEEASHIGSAAALEMRDLIYGQYREAGVLVWRGFRIDQFIDQCYGNCDDDGRGKQMPVHYGSKELNFVTISSPLATQMPQAVGAAYAMKLRTNNDACVVCYFGEGAASEGDAHAAFNFAATLECPVIMFCRNNGFAISTPSHEQYNGDGIAARSHGYGMATIRVDGTDVFAVYNAMKFAREYVLRENKPVVFESMAYRVGHHSTSDDSTAYRPADEVEVWNSKEHPLSKLKSYMVRKGWFNENEEKEFVKDVRKKVLKQITVSEKKPKPHWKEMFEGVYSEIPSHLQEQMKELESHINTHRNHYPVKNFKA; encoded by the exons AT GAATCAACCTTCCGTTATGTCCTTAATTCGACCAACGTCAAAACACCTCGCTCGTGTTGGTAATGGTGTATTGGCAAAGCGGTCAATG TCCCTAGATAATGCAAACATTCAAAATAGATATGGTAGTTCTACTTCAACGGATGATAAATCACAATTTCCTGGTGCAAAAGCACCCTtcgtttcaaatttaaaattgattaaaCATACTGACTATGGCGCCATTCCTATTTACCGGGTCATGGACAGTGACGGATACATTGCCGACGATTCGCAAGATCCCCAGTTAAGTAAGGAAATAGTACAAAAGATGTTTAATGATATGGTCCAACTTAACACTATGGACAAAATTCTATACGAGTCTCAACGCCAGGGACGCATATCATTCTACATGACGAATTTTGGCGAAGAAGCATCGCATATTGGAAGCGCAGCTGCTTTAGAAATGCGTGATTTGATATATGGCCAATACAGGGAGGCTGGAGTATTAGTTTGGCGTGGTTTTCGCATCGATCAATTCATAGATCAATGCTATGGTAACTGTGATGATGACGGCCGTGGCAAACAAATGCCAGTACATTATGGAAGCAAAGAATTGAATTTTGTCACCATCTCTAGCCCGTTGG CAACTCAAATGCCACAAGCTGTTGGTGCAGCATATGCTATGAAGTTACGTACCAATAATGATGCTTGTGTTGTGTGTTATTTCGGAGAAGGGGCAGCATCTGAAGGTGATGCGCATGCTGCTTTTAACTTTGCAGCAACGCTGGAATGTCCAGTTATAATGTTTTG ccgAAACAATGGATTTGCAATTTCTACTCCTTCTCACGAACAATATAACGGAGATGGAATCGCAGCACGTTCTCATGGTTATGGCATGGCAACAATTCGTGTCGATGGAACAGACGTCTTCGCCGTTTACAACGCTATGAAATTTGCTCGTGAATATGTGCTTCGCGAAAACAAACCAGTTGTTTTTGAGTCCATGGCATACCG tgTTGGTCACCATTCGACATCAGACGATAGCACCGCTTATAGACCTGCTGATGAAGTCGAAGTATGGAATTCAAAGGAGCATCCTTTATCCAAACTAAAGAGCTACATGGTTCGCAAAGGATGGTTTaatgaaaatgaagaaaaagaGTTTGTAAAAGACGTAcggaaaaaagttttgaaacaaATTACAGTATCAGAAAAAAAGCCTAAGCCTCACTGGAAAGAAATGTTCGAAGGTGTTTACTCTGAAATACCTTCACATTTACAGGAACAAATGAAAGAATTGGAGTctcacataaatacacatagGAACCACTATCCTGTAAAGAACTTTAAAGCGTAA
- the BckdhA gene encoding 2-oxoisovalerate dehydrogenase subunit alpha, mitochondrial isoform X2 — translation MSLIRPTSKHLARVGNGVLAKRSMSLDNANIQNRYGSSTSTDDKSQFPGAKAPFVSNLKLIKHTDYGAIPIYRVMDSDGYIADDSQDPQLSKEIVQKMFNDMVQLNTMDKILYESQRQGRISFYMTNFGEEASHIGSAAALEMRDLIYGQYREAGVLVWRGFRIDQFIDQCYGNCDDDGRGKQMPVHYGSKELNFVTISSPLATQMPQAVGAAYAMKLRTNNDACVVCYFGEGAASEGDAHAAFNFAATLECPVIMFCRNNGFAISTPSHEQYNGDGIAARSHGYGMATIRVDGTDVFAVYNAMKFAREYVLRENKPVVFESMAYRVGHHSTSDDSTAYRPADEVEVWNSKEHPLSKLKSYMVRKGWFNENEEKEFVKDVRKKVLKQITVSEKKPKPHWKEMFEGVYSEIPSHLQEQMKELESHINTHRNHYPVKNFKA, via the exons ATGTCCTTAATTCGACCAACGTCAAAACACCTCGCTCGTGTTGGTAATGGTGTATTGGCAAAGCGGTCAATG TCCCTAGATAATGCAAACATTCAAAATAGATATGGTAGTTCTACTTCAACGGATGATAAATCACAATTTCCTGGTGCAAAAGCACCCTtcgtttcaaatttaaaattgattaaaCATACTGACTATGGCGCCATTCCTATTTACCGGGTCATGGACAGTGACGGATACATTGCCGACGATTCGCAAGATCCCCAGTTAAGTAAGGAAATAGTACAAAAGATGTTTAATGATATGGTCCAACTTAACACTATGGACAAAATTCTATACGAGTCTCAACGCCAGGGACGCATATCATTCTACATGACGAATTTTGGCGAAGAAGCATCGCATATTGGAAGCGCAGCTGCTTTAGAAATGCGTGATTTGATATATGGCCAATACAGGGAGGCTGGAGTATTAGTTTGGCGTGGTTTTCGCATCGATCAATTCATAGATCAATGCTATGGTAACTGTGATGATGACGGCCGTGGCAAACAAATGCCAGTACATTATGGAAGCAAAGAATTGAATTTTGTCACCATCTCTAGCCCGTTGG CAACTCAAATGCCACAAGCTGTTGGTGCAGCATATGCTATGAAGTTACGTACCAATAATGATGCTTGTGTTGTGTGTTATTTCGGAGAAGGGGCAGCATCTGAAGGTGATGCGCATGCTGCTTTTAACTTTGCAGCAACGCTGGAATGTCCAGTTATAATGTTTTG ccgAAACAATGGATTTGCAATTTCTACTCCTTCTCACGAACAATATAACGGAGATGGAATCGCAGCACGTTCTCATGGTTATGGCATGGCAACAATTCGTGTCGATGGAACAGACGTCTTCGCCGTTTACAACGCTATGAAATTTGCTCGTGAATATGTGCTTCGCGAAAACAAACCAGTTGTTTTTGAGTCCATGGCATACCG tgTTGGTCACCATTCGACATCAGACGATAGCACCGCTTATAGACCTGCTGATGAAGTCGAAGTATGGAATTCAAAGGAGCATCCTTTATCCAAACTAAAGAGCTACATGGTTCGCAAAGGATGGTTTaatgaaaatgaagaaaaagaGTTTGTAAAAGACGTAcggaaaaaagttttgaaacaaATTACAGTATCAGAAAAAAAGCCTAAGCCTCACTGGAAAGAAATGTTCGAAGGTGTTTACTCTGAAATACCTTCACATTTACAGGAACAAATGAAAGAATTGGAGTctcacataaatacacatagGAACCACTATCCTGTAAAGAACTTTAAAGCGTAA
- the AP-1mu gene encoding AP-1 complex subunit mu-1: protein MSSSAIYVLDVKGKVLISRNYRGDTMDMAAIDKFMPLLMEREEEGLITPILQTADHTFAYIKTNNLYIVSTTPRNKNVNIVLVFVFLHKIAQVFVEYFKELEEESIRDNFVIIYELLDELIDFGYPQTTDSKILQEYITQEGHKLELQPRPPLAVTNAVSWRSEGIKYRKNEVFLDVIESVNLLANANGNVLRSEIVGAIKMRVYLSGMPELRLGLNDKVLFESTGRGKSKSVELEDVKFHQCVRLSRFENDRTISFIPPDGEFELMSYRLNTHVKPLIWIESVIERHVHSRVEYMIKAKSQFKRRSTANNVEIVIPVPADADSPKFKTTIGSCKYAPEQNAIIWTIKSFPGGKEYLMRAHFGLPSVESEDNNEGKPPIQVRFEIPYFTTSGIQVRYLKIIEKSGYQALPWVRYITQNGDYQLRTN, encoded by the exons ATGTCCTCATCAGCAATATACGTGCTGGATGTCAAAGGTAAGGTATTAATATCACGTAATTATCGCGGGGATACAATGGATATGGCTGCCATTGACAAATTCATGCCACTATTAATGGAACGCGAAGAAGAGGGTCTGATAACCCCTATATTGCAGACTGCTGATCA CACCTTTGCGTACATTAAGACGAACAACCTGTACATTGTTTCAACTACTCCGCGAAACAAGAATGTTAATATtgtattggtttttgtttttctacatAAAATTGCACAAGTTTTTGTTGAGTATTTTAAAGAACTAGAAGAAGAGTCAATTCGcgataattttgtaattatttatgaACTACTTGATGAGTTGATTGATTTTGGATACCCACAGACAACAGATTCGAAAATATTGCAAGAATACATTACACAAGAAGGACATAAATTGGAACTTCAACCCCGCCCACCTCTGGCGGTTACCAACGCTGTTTCTTGGCGCTCTGAAGGTATTAAATACCGTAAAAATGAAGTATTTCTTGATGTGATAGAATCAGTCAATCTTTTGGCCAACGCAAATGGGAATGTATTAAGAAGTGAAATAGTAGGAGCCATAAAAATGCGGGTGTACTTGTCTGGAATGCCTGAATTACGATTGGGATTGAATGATAAAGTATTATTTGAGAGCACCGGACGCGGCAAATCAAAGTCAGTTGAATTGGAAGATGTGAAATTTCATCAATGCGTACGTTTATCTCGATTTGAGAATGATCGTACTATATCATTTATTCCACCCGATGGTGAATTTGAATTGATGTCCTATCGGCTTAATACACAT GTAAAACCTTTGATTTGGATTGAATCTGTTATTGAACGTCACGTCCACTCCCGTGTTGAATACATGATAAAGGCCAAATCGCAATTTAAACGACGCTCTACTGCGAACAACGTAGAAATTGTCATTCCCGTTCCCGCAGATGCAGATTCtcctaaatttaaaacaactaTTGGTAGTTGTAAATATGCTCCAGAGCAAAACGCCATAATATGGACAATTAAATCCTTTCCTGGTGGTAAGGAGTATTTGATGCGTGCACATTTTGGACTGCCAAGTGTTGAAAGCGAAGACAATAATGAAGGAAAACCACCAATACAAGTTCGTTTTGAAATTCCTTACTTTACAACATCGGGCATACAAGTtcggtatttaaaaataattgagaaGAGTGGCTATCAAGCGTTACCTTGGGTTCGCTATATAACACAAAACGGCGATTATCAACTTCGTACTAATTAA